A window from Nocardioides mesophilus encodes these proteins:
- a CDS encoding YajQ family cyclic di-GMP-binding protein has protein sequence MADSSFDIVSKLDQQEIDNAINQTQREISQRFDFKNTGASITRSGEHGVEISANADDRASAVLDVFKDKLIKRNQSLKVLEAGDPRQSGRESKISVTLKEGISQEDAKKVGKLIRDEGPKGVKVQVQGDELRVSSKKRDDLQEVIALVKGQDYEFAVQFTNYR, from the coding sequence ATGGCTGACTCGTCGTTCGACATCGTGAGCAAGCTCGACCAGCAGGAGATCGACAACGCCATCAACCAGACCCAGCGGGAGATCAGCCAGCGCTTCGACTTCAAGAACACCGGCGCCAGCATCACCCGCTCCGGGGAGCACGGCGTGGAGATCTCCGCCAACGCCGACGACCGCGCCAGCGCCGTCCTCGACGTGTTCAAGGACAAGCTGATCAAGCGCAACCAGTCGCTGAAGGTCCTCGAGGCCGGCGATCCCCGCCAGTCCGGCCGGGAGTCGAAGATCTCGGTGACCCTCAAGGAGGGGATCTCCCAGGAGGACGCCAAGAAGGTCGGCAAGCTGATCCGCGACGAGGGACCCAAGGGCGTCAAGGTGCAGGTGCAGGGCGACGAGCTCCGGGTCTCCAGCAAGAAGCGCGACGACCTCCAGGAGGTCATCGCGCTGGTCAAGGGCCAGGACTACGAGTTCGCGGTGCAGTTCACCAACTACCGCTGA
- a CDS encoding NADH-quinone oxidoreductase subunit N, whose protein sequence is MLFGTAVVALLGTAAVPERRTPMGEWCFLLLCSATGALSIAAARDLVTIVVSLEVVSLPAFALVGLRQHDARAAEAAVKFLLVSVVSTAVTLLGISLLYGATGSVHLDGLARGVAVAPGLDGVLAAGAVLTVVGLAFKVAAVPFHMWVPDTYVGAPVAVAAYLSVVSKAAGFVGLMLVLGRGLPQLAHVWSPVLAVMAALTMTVGNVLALRQDHAVRLLAWSSVAQAGYMLVPFGAVAVAGDVAGAFGASMGYLAVYAFVNLGAFAVVTVVGTRHPRQRLADYRGLVGEEPGVAWPLAFALVALAGLPPGVVGLLAKVIVFDAASGTPWLVVVMALNVAIGLVYYVRWLAELFRPAATEGASTYDVPNGVAVAVGMTFTAGLLFSVLPGWLLDPVLGALG, encoded by the coding sequence GTGCTCTTCGGGACCGCAGTGGTGGCCCTGCTCGGCACCGCGGCGGTGCCCGAGCGACGCACGCCGATGGGGGAGTGGTGCTTCCTGCTGCTCTGCTCGGCCACCGGGGCGCTGAGCATCGCCGCCGCGCGGGACCTGGTCACGATCGTGGTGTCGCTGGAGGTGGTATCGCTGCCCGCGTTCGCGCTGGTCGGGCTGCGGCAGCATGACGCCCGGGCGGCGGAGGCGGCGGTCAAGTTCCTGCTGGTCTCGGTGGTCTCCACCGCCGTCACGCTGCTCGGCATCTCGCTGCTGTACGGCGCCACCGGGTCGGTCCACCTCGACGGGCTCGCCCGCGGCGTGGCCGTCGCTCCTGGGCTCGACGGCGTGCTGGCCGCCGGGGCCGTGCTGACCGTCGTCGGGCTGGCCTTCAAGGTGGCGGCGGTGCCCTTCCACATGTGGGTTCCCGACACCTACGTGGGGGCGCCGGTCGCGGTGGCGGCGTACCTCTCGGTCGTCTCCAAGGCGGCCGGCTTCGTCGGGTTGATGCTGGTGCTCGGACGCGGGCTGCCCCAGCTGGCGCACGTCTGGTCGCCGGTTCTCGCCGTGATGGCCGCGCTGACGATGACGGTGGGCAACGTGCTGGCGCTGCGTCAGGACCATGCGGTCCGGCTGCTGGCCTGGTCCTCGGTCGCGCAGGCGGGCTACATGCTGGTGCCCTTCGGTGCGGTGGCCGTCGCCGGGGACGTGGCGGGCGCGTTCGGTGCCTCGATGGGCTACCTCGCCGTCTACGCGTTCGTGAACCTCGGGGCGTTCGCCGTGGTGACGGTGGTCGGCACGCGGCATCCGCGGCAGCGGCTGGCCGACTACCGCGGCCTGGTGGGCGAGGAGCCCGGGGTGGCCTGGCCGCTGGCGTTCGCCCTGGTGGCGCTGGCCGGCCTGCCGCCCGGGGTGGTCGGGCTGCTCGCCAAGGTGATCGTGTTCGACGCGGCCTCGGGGACGCCCTGGCTAGTCGTGGTGATGGCGCTCAACGTGGCGATCGGGCTGGTCTACTACGTCCGCTGGCTGGCCGAGCTGTTCCGGCCCGCGGCGACCGAGGGCGCGTCGACGTACGACGTGCCGAACGGGGTGGCGGTCGCGGTCGGGATGACCTTCACCGCGGGGCTGCTGTTCTCGGTGCTCCCCGGCTGGCTGCTCGACCCGGTGCTCGGGGCGCTCGGCTGA
- a CDS encoding vitamin K epoxide reductase family protein, with translation MATGTTPVRTHDAAASERVRPAARGWWLLVLGAALLGIVGTIWQTVERIAFESGSQGPSFCEISSVVSCSSVYAHWQSSALGVPNSLVGLPVFAILASGAASALLGSRLSRGYLRLVLGLALFMTGFATWYMQQTAFDIGSLCVFCAASLALIMLAGLGLVRIAAAEAALGSGRTGRTVAGLVDAGLDIALWVALGLGVATMLVLGLG, from the coding sequence ATGGCCACCGGCACCACACCCGTCCGAACCCACGACGCCGCCGCGAGCGAGCGGGTACGCCCCGCCGCTCGCGGCTGGTGGCTGCTGGTGCTCGGCGCCGCGCTGCTCGGCATCGTCGGCACGATCTGGCAGACCGTCGAGCGGATCGCCTTCGAGTCCGGGTCGCAGGGGCCGTCGTTCTGTGAGATCTCCTCGGTGGTCTCCTGCAGCAGCGTCTACGCGCACTGGCAGTCCTCCGCCCTGGGAGTCCCGAACTCGCTGGTCGGGCTGCCGGTCTTCGCCATCCTGGCCTCCGGGGCCGCCTCCGCCCTGCTCGGGTCCCGGCTCTCCCGGGGCTACCTGCGGCTGGTCCTCGGGCTGGCGCTGTTCATGACCGGCTTCGCCACCTGGTACATGCAGCAGACCGCCTTCGACATCGGCTCGCTCTGCGTCTTCTGTGCCGCCTCGCTGGCCCTGATCATGCTGGCCGGGCTCGGGCTGGTCCGGATCGCCGCGGCCGAGGCGGCGCTCGGGTCCGGCCGGACCGGCCGGACGGTGGCGGGCCTGGTGGACGCCGGGCTCGACATCGCGCTGTGGGTGGCGCTCGGCCTCGGGGTCGCGACGATGCTGGTGCTGGGACTCGGGTGA
- a CDS encoding DICT sensory domain-containing protein: MTTTRAETQEEGPAHLTIGDLARRTGLTPAVIRMWETRHGFPEPHRLESGHRRYAESDVELVQHVLRRRDAGIRLEVAIAEAAASQAPGSPSVFAQLRRRHPHLATHRLKKSTLLALSWAIEDECCARAERATIFGAFQKERYYRPAAARWEELARVARSAMALGDFTTPSAPGERVIRVQLPEDAPMRREWAVVCDAPDLPAVLTAWELPGQTTVPDRHRIFESVWSIDPRAVRDASRVCAQVAQSAGVAEAGPLLYELAEDPAPSRTDPAAATTLFNRVVAYVDGLG; this comes from the coding sequence GTGACCACAACGAGGGCAGAAACGCAAGAGGAAGGGCCCGCCCATCTCACGATCGGCGACCTGGCCCGCCGCACCGGCCTCACCCCTGCGGTGATCCGGATGTGGGAGACGCGGCACGGCTTCCCCGAGCCGCACCGGCTGGAGAGCGGGCACCGCCGCTACGCCGAGAGCGACGTCGAGCTGGTCCAGCACGTGCTGCGCCGCCGCGACGCCGGCATCCGGCTCGAGGTCGCCATCGCCGAGGCGGCGGCGTCCCAGGCACCCGGCAGCCCCTCGGTCTTCGCCCAGCTTCGGCGCCGGCACCCGCACCTGGCCACGCACCGGCTGAAGAAGTCCACGCTGCTCGCGCTCTCCTGGGCGATCGAGGACGAGTGCTGCGCCCGGGCCGAGCGGGCCACGATCTTCGGCGCCTTCCAGAAGGAGCGCTACTACCGCCCCGCGGCCGCCCGCTGGGAGGAGCTGGCCCGGGTGGCCCGCTCCGCGATGGCTCTCGGCGACTTCACCACGCCGAGCGCCCCGGGCGAGCGGGTGATCCGCGTGCAGCTCCCCGAGGACGCCCCGATGCGACGCGAGTGGGCGGTGGTCTGCGACGCGCCCGACCTGCCCGCGGTGCTGACCGCGTGGGAGCTGCCCGGGCAGACCACGGTCCCCGACCGGCACCGGATCTTCGAGTCGGTGTGGAGCATCGACCCGCGGGCGGTCCGCGACGCCTCCCGGGTGTGCGCCCAGGTCGCCCAGTCCGCGGGCGTCGCCGAGGCCGGGCCGCTGCTCTACGAGCTCGCGGAGGACCCGGCGCCGAGCCGGACCGATCCGGCCGCGGCGACCACGCTGTTCAACCGGGTGGTCGCCTACGTCGACGGGCTCGGCTGA
- a CDS encoding DUF7144 family membrane protein — MSEMRQQQTQPTGAAARVPTQRRATPPQEPTVWAGWVLFGAMMMILLGAFQAIAGLVALFDDGYYAVNSDGLLVHVSYTAWGWVHLGLGVIALAAGFGLMRGAMWARILGVGVAMVSAIVNLGFLAAFPLWAITMIALDVVVIYAITAHGSEVRDAVS; from the coding sequence ATGAGTGAGATGCGACAGCAGCAGACGCAGCCCACCGGGGCTGCCGCACGGGTGCCCACGCAGCGGCGTGCTACACCGCCCCAGGAGCCGACCGTCTGGGCCGGGTGGGTGCTCTTCGGCGCGATGATGATGATCCTGCTCGGGGCGTTCCAGGCGATCGCCGGCCTGGTCGCGCTGTTCGACGACGGCTACTACGCCGTGAACAGCGACGGGCTCCTGGTCCACGTGAGCTACACGGCGTGGGGCTGGGTGCACCTCGGCCTCGGCGTGATCGCCCTCGCCGCCGGCTTCGGGCTGATGCGAGGCGCGATGTGGGCCCGGATCCTGGGTGTCGGTGTGGCGATGGTGAGCGCGATCGTGAACCTCGGGTTCCTGGCGGCCTTCCCGCTCTGGGCGATCACGATGATCGCTCTGGACGTGGTGGTGATCTACGCCATCACCGCTCACGGGAGCGAGGTCAGGGACGCGGTGTCCTGA
- a CDS encoding NAD(P)H-binding protein, whose amino-acid sequence MTNDQPVLVAGASGFVGRRLCQALEDAGHEVRAMTRRVERYAGPGTAVYGDVHDAGSLDEAMAGCGAAYYLVHSLDSPDFERLDAAAATAFGAAAGRAGLEQIIYLGGLGKELDQLSAHLRSRREVEGLLGTGGVPVTVLRAGIVVGAGGISWEMTRQLVAHLPAMVTPRWVNTRTQPIAVDDVVRYLVGVLGHPDAVGRVFEVGGTEVLRYSDMLRRVARIEGRPLTIVPVPLLTPGLSSRWLSLVTDVDTQTGRSLVDSMTNEVIVEDDSIRDVVPFEPLSYDDAVRLALAERREGA is encoded by the coding sequence GTGACCAACGACCAACCGGTGCTCGTCGCCGGCGCCTCGGGCTTCGTGGGACGGCGGCTCTGCCAGGCCCTCGAGGACGCCGGCCACGAGGTCCGGGCGATGACCCGCCGGGTCGAGCGGTACGCCGGCCCCGGGACGGCCGTCTACGGCGACGTGCATGACGCCGGGAGCCTCGACGAGGCGATGGCCGGCTGCGGTGCGGCGTACTACCTCGTGCACTCGCTGGACTCGCCCGACTTCGAGCGCCTCGACGCGGCCGCCGCCACCGCCTTCGGCGCCGCCGCGGGCCGGGCGGGACTGGAGCAGATCATCTACCTCGGCGGCCTGGGCAAGGAGCTCGACCAGCTCTCGGCCCACCTGCGCAGCCGCCGCGAGGTGGAGGGCCTGCTCGGGACCGGCGGCGTCCCGGTGACCGTGCTCCGGGCCGGGATCGTGGTGGGAGCCGGCGGCATCTCCTGGGAGATGACCCGCCAGCTCGTCGCGCACCTGCCGGCGATGGTGACGCCGCGCTGGGTGAACACCCGGACCCAGCCGATCGCGGTGGACGACGTCGTCCGCTACCTCGTCGGCGTGCTCGGCCACCCCGACGCGGTCGGCCGGGTCTTCGAGGTCGGCGGCACCGAGGTGCTGCGCTACTCCGACATGCTGCGCCGGGTGGCCCGCATCGAGGGCCGGCCGCTGACCATCGTGCCGGTGCCGCTGCTCACCCCGGGTCTGTCCTCGCGGTGGCTGTCGCTGGTCACCGACGTCGACACCCAGACCGGCCGCTCGCTCGTGGACTCGATGACCAACGAGGTGATCGTCGAGGACGACTCGATCCGCGACGTGGTGCCCTTCGAGCCGCTCAGCTATGACGACGCCGTCCGGCTCGCGCTGGCCGAGCGCCGTGAGGGGGCCTGA
- a CDS encoding FHA domain-containing protein produces MTTQLGQPGQLRQPGQLEHLDVRADLDLEVEVPGGGPVRATLRGSGRRLDLRVDSPAAFAGRGDAPTVRAIADGLARHGLTVRVSTGSTHLITLGVARSPWWHRRLTGSAHIRLGSARGLWTSARSRARSVDEPVLPDLTLTPPGTTLPLLPTFLRRPYRRPTTTHAQAGGGDPRLVLAPGEHPWPGDRQPFFRLRRKVTSIGSGEHCDIRLPGLAERHAEIVHDDRDEYVVVAHDPDTRVNGERIGSALLRTATRLEVAGWTLTFSRQEHADHGRPYGGRVGGEAGHQRSQPSRPAARGPESEIK; encoded by the coding sequence GTGACCACGCAGTTAGGGCAGCCAGGGCAGCTGAGGCAGCCGGGGCAGCTCGAGCACCTCGACGTCCGCGCGGACCTCGACCTCGAGGTCGAGGTCCCCGGCGGCGGGCCGGTCCGCGCCACCCTCCGCGGCTCGGGCCGGCGGCTCGACCTCCGGGTCGACTCGCCGGCCGCCTTCGCCGGTCGCGGGGACGCGCCCACCGTGCGGGCGATCGCCGACGGCCTCGCCCGGCACGGGCTCACGGTCAGGGTCTCCACCGGCAGCACCCACCTGATCACGCTCGGCGTCGCACGCAGCCCGTGGTGGCACCGGCGGCTCACCGGCTCCGCGCACATCCGGCTCGGCAGCGCCCGCGGTCTCTGGACCTCGGCGAGGTCGCGGGCCCGCAGCGTCGACGAGCCGGTGCTGCCGGACCTGACGCTCACCCCGCCGGGGACCACGCTGCCGCTGCTGCCCACGTTCCTGCGCCGCCCGTACCGCCGGCCCACCACCACCCACGCCCAGGCAGGGGGCGGCGACCCGCGGCTGGTGCTCGCCCCCGGTGAGCACCCCTGGCCCGGGGACCGGCAGCCGTTCTTCCGGCTGCGCAGGAAGGTCACCAGCATCGGCAGCGGCGAGCACTGCGACATCCGGCTGCCGGGACTGGCCGAGCGGCACGCCGAGATCGTCCACGACGACCGCGACGAGTACGTCGTCGTGGCCCACGACCCGGACACCCGGGTCAACGGGGAGCGGATCGGCAGCGCCCTGCTCCGCACCGCCACCCGGCTGGAGGTCGCCGGCTGGACCCTCACCTTCTCCCGGCAGGAGCACGCCGACCACGGTCGGCCGTACGGTGGGCGTGTGGGCGGCGAGGCCGGCCACCAGCGTTCCCAACCATCACGTCCCGCGGCCCGTGGCCCGGAATCGGAGATCAAGTGA
- a CDS encoding NAD(P)/FAD-dependent oxidoreductase, which produces MTRRHTEGGPGVLVVGAGLAGLACARRLVAAGVDVRVLEASDGVGGRARTDRVDGFLLDRGFQVLNTGYPELRRVLDLDALDLRFLDPAVRVARSDGILRLPHPLRDPAGLPTVLTSPLAGVAGKLSLGAYAGRTAVLPVDRLRRRDDVPGPDAWRRAGVPQQVIDDVLVPFFSGVVLERRPTTSRRFLDLMFRMFVRGRSAVPAAGMQQMAEQLAAALPPGTVRLETPVHRVLPDAVGTGDGEVGATAVVVATDAWTAHRLLPELGEPPAARGVTTYYHAAPRWPGRSASLVVDAVAGSPVANSVALSEAAPSYAPPGRVLVSTSVVHGPAGAPALGEEELRDHLSRLHETNTAQWELLRTYEVPRALPAMPAPHPMRRPAAVRHEGGLVFVAGDHRDTSSLQGALVSGRRVADAVLARRLAQPSPST; this is translated from the coding sequence ATGACACGGCGTCACACGGAGGGCGGCCCGGGAGTGCTGGTCGTCGGCGCCGGCCTCGCCGGGCTGGCCTGCGCCCGGAGGCTGGTGGCTGCCGGGGTCGACGTCCGGGTGCTCGAGGCCTCCGACGGGGTGGGTGGCCGGGCCCGCACCGACCGGGTGGACGGGTTCCTGCTCGACCGTGGCTTCCAGGTGCTCAACACCGGCTACCCCGAGCTGCGGCGGGTCCTGGACCTCGACGCGCTCGACCTGCGGTTCCTCGACCCTGCGGTGCGGGTGGCCCGCTCCGACGGGATCCTCCGGCTGCCGCACCCGCTGCGGGACCCGGCCGGGCTGCCGACGGTCCTCACCTCGCCGCTGGCCGGGGTGGCCGGCAAGCTCTCGCTCGGGGCGTACGCCGGCCGGACCGCCGTGCTCCCGGTCGACCGGCTCCGGCGTCGCGACGACGTACCGGGGCCGGACGCGTGGCGCCGCGCCGGCGTCCCGCAGCAGGTGATCGACGACGTGCTCGTGCCGTTCTTCTCCGGCGTGGTGCTCGAGCGCCGGCCGACGACGTCGCGGCGCTTCCTCGACCTGATGTTCCGGATGTTCGTCCGGGGCCGCTCGGCCGTGCCCGCAGCCGGGATGCAGCAGATGGCCGAGCAGCTCGCCGCCGCGCTGCCGCCCGGCACCGTCCGGCTGGAGACGCCGGTGCACCGGGTGCTCCCCGACGCGGTGGGCACCGGCGACGGCGAGGTCGGCGCCACCGCGGTCGTCGTCGCCACCGACGCCTGGACCGCGCACCGGCTGCTGCCGGAGCTCGGCGAGCCGCCGGCTGCCCGCGGCGTCACGACCTACTACCACGCGGCACCGCGGTGGCCCGGGCGCTCGGCCTCGCTCGTCGTCGACGCCGTCGCCGGCTCTCCGGTGGCGAACAGCGTCGCCCTCAGCGAGGCCGCCCCGTCGTACGCACCTCCCGGCCGGGTCCTGGTCTCGACCTCGGTCGTGCACGGACCGGCCGGAGCACCCGCCCTGGGCGAGGAAGAGCTGCGCGACCACCTGTCCCGCCTGCACGAGACCAACACGGCGCAGTGGGAGCTGCTGCGGACCTACGAGGTGCCCCGGGCGCTGCCCGCGATGCCGGCGCCGCACCCGATGCGGCGCCCGGCGGCGGTCCGCCACGAGGGCGGTCTGGTGTTCGTGGCCGGCGACCACCGCGACACGAGCTCGCTGCAGGGGGCGCTGGTCTCCGGCCGGCGGGTGGCCGACGCGGTGCTGGCCCGCCGGCTCGCTCAGCCGAGCCCGTCGACGTAG
- a CDS encoding ABATE domain-containing protein — protein sequence MHWIEMEGVKLPKRLGGHAALDFCNTWAGWGEKSDADDDKREWLRDYDVLATWSRYADLVDDAQLAGLREQAARQPQKAAEVLVRARRLRTLVHDAVTDPTDPAVLSTLGVEIRRAGAVVELVPGPAGRVRWSLTGRAGLDLPVLAVAWSAAGLLTSAEVTKVGACPGVDCGWLFLDTRGGAAGATWQRAATGRR from the coding sequence GTGCACTGGATCGAGATGGAGGGCGTCAAGCTCCCGAAGCGGCTCGGCGGCCACGCCGCGCTGGACTTCTGCAACACCTGGGCGGGATGGGGCGAGAAGTCCGACGCGGATGACGACAAGCGCGAGTGGCTCCGTGACTACGACGTGCTGGCCACGTGGTCCAGGTACGCCGACCTGGTCGATGACGCGCAGCTCGCCGGGCTCCGCGAGCAGGCCGCGCGGCAGCCGCAGAAGGCCGCGGAGGTCCTCGTCCGGGCGAGGCGGTTGCGCACGCTGGTCCATGACGCCGTGACCGACCCCACCGACCCGGCCGTGCTCTCGACGCTCGGCGTCGAGATCCGCCGCGCGGGAGCCGTGGTCGAGCTCGTTCCCGGCCCGGCCGGGCGGGTCCGGTGGTCGCTGACGGGGCGGGCCGGACTGGACCTGCCCGTGCTCGCGGTCGCCTGGTCGGCGGCGGGCCTGCTCACCTCGGCCGAGGTGACGAAGGTCGGTGCGTGCCCGGGGGTCGACTGTGGCTGGCTCTTCCTCGACACCCGGGGCGGCGCCGCTGGTGCGACATGGCAGCGTGCGGCAACCGGGCGAAGGTAG
- a CDS encoding CPBP family intramembrane glutamic endopeptidase, whose amino-acid sequence MARWQELRLRLGAALPMPLSHVVPVAHAETDQVVRHRQRVVAAVSVAGAAALGASLSTSPGSKRFYGATLSVAGVWVAGGLLSGPLHLGWIQARDQRLRRPVVTPVITGVGAFGFFYACALVARRIPVLDEAISRVLVFAEEGDEPLVLLTTLANGLGEEIFFRGALYAALEDHPVVASTAVYALATTTTRNPALVLAAGVMGSLFALQRRATGGLQAPAITHVTWSTLMVRYLPPLFRHAHGEARR is encoded by the coding sequence GTGGCGCGGTGGCAGGAGCTGCGCCTGCGGCTCGGCGCCGCCCTGCCGATGCCGCTGAGCCACGTGGTCCCGGTGGCGCACGCCGAGACCGACCAGGTGGTCCGGCACCGCCAGCGGGTCGTGGCCGCGGTCTCGGTGGCCGGCGCGGCCGCCCTCGGGGCGTCGCTGTCCACCAGCCCCGGCTCCAAGAGGTTCTACGGCGCCACGCTGTCCGTGGCCGGGGTCTGGGTCGCCGGCGGCCTGCTCTCCGGGCCGCTGCACCTGGGCTGGATCCAGGCCCGCGACCAGCGGCTGCGCCGTCCCGTCGTGACCCCGGTGATCACCGGGGTCGGCGCCTTCGGCTTCTTCTACGCCTGCGCGTTGGTGGCGCGGCGGATCCCCGTGCTCGACGAGGCGATCTCCCGGGTCCTGGTCTTCGCCGAGGAGGGCGACGAGCCGCTGGTGCTGCTCACCACGCTCGCCAACGGGCTGGGCGAGGAGATCTTCTTCCGCGGCGCGCTGTACGCCGCCCTCGAGGACCACCCGGTGGTCGCCTCCACCGCCGTCTACGCGCTGGCCACCACGACCACCCGCAACCCGGCGCTCGTGCTCGCCGCGGGCGTGATGGGGTCGCTGTTCGCGCTCCAGCGCCGTGCGACCGGGGGGCTGCAGGCGCCCGCGATCACCCACGTCACCTGGTCCACGCTGATGGTCCGCTACCTGCCGCCGCTGTTCCGTCACGCCCACGGGGAGGCCCGCCGATGA
- a CDS encoding ABC transporter substrate-binding protein, with translation MTQRSRRGVVATLAATALMTLAACGGSGSGDDPGTEQSFRAGGAAGSAKNAEAQAPMAVPDGASEGGRLTVLTSVAPSTLDPTQAYYTDSTAILSDLVTRSLTQFVYDPTSDDMQLIPDLATDLGRPNEDNTEWTFTLRDGLKYEDGTDVKAEDVAYAIKRTFAIAELPDGPTYNTTFFLDGDTYKGPFSDKGAYKGVQVKGNDITITMRRPFSDMDYYASFPQFTAIPEAKDNPQTYGQHPLATGPYKFADYKAGASLTLEKNEYWDPATDPGRIQAVDGWDFKFAQDTAKLENVIINDTGSAQTTLTYDNVTAASYRQISQDKDRLVTGTQPCTFMWFLDMTKIKDLKVRQALGWAYPYQDAWKAAGELVGITRVPGTAILPPGTAGRKEYQALDGQDGQTTDPAKSKALLKEAGAEGFEIKFLYATDDDQSIAAKDAIVKGLEAGGFKATPIASTTETIRTDRTDYNSPINVRSSGWCSDWPSGTTWFPAQWSGDLVGLEGMPNPANFKVKEMDAEQDRILDTLTPAEAIKAWGDFDQKMESTYYPAVVTGYGGVAMIHGSKVGGMANDNVRGMPTFSRMYISR, from the coding sequence ATGACACAACGATCACGTCGCGGGGTGGTGGCCACCCTGGCCGCGACCGCGCTGATGACGCTCGCCGCCTGCGGGGGAAGCGGCTCCGGCGACGACCCCGGGACGGAGCAGTCGTTCCGGGCCGGCGGCGCGGCCGGCTCGGCCAAGAACGCCGAGGCCCAGGCGCCGATGGCGGTGCCGGACGGAGCGAGCGAGGGCGGCCGGCTGACCGTGCTGACCTCGGTCGCGCCGAGCACCCTGGACCCGACGCAGGCCTACTACACGGACTCGACCGCGATCCTGTCCGACCTGGTTACCCGCTCGCTCACGCAGTTCGTCTACGACCCCACCAGCGACGACATGCAGCTGATCCCGGACCTGGCCACCGACCTCGGCCGTCCCAACGAGGACAACACCGAGTGGACCTTCACGCTGCGCGACGGCCTGAAGTACGAGGACGGCACCGATGTCAAGGCCGAGGACGTCGCGTACGCGATCAAGCGCACCTTCGCGATCGCCGAGCTGCCGGACGGCCCGACGTACAACACGACGTTCTTCCTCGACGGCGACACGTACAAGGGCCCGTTCTCCGACAAGGGCGCCTACAAGGGGGTGCAGGTGAAGGGGAACGACATCACCATCACGATGCGCCGTCCGTTCTCCGACATGGACTACTACGCCTCGTTCCCCCAGTTCACCGCGATCCCCGAGGCGAAGGACAACCCGCAGACCTACGGCCAGCACCCGCTGGCGACCGGGCCCTACAAGTTCGCCGACTACAAGGCAGGCGCGAGCCTGACTCTGGAGAAGAACGAGTACTGGGACCCGGCGACCGACCCCGGCCGGATCCAGGCCGTCGACGGGTGGGACTTCAAGTTCGCCCAGGACACCGCCAAGCTCGAGAACGTGATCATCAACGACACCGGCTCGGCGCAGACCACGCTCACCTACGACAACGTGACCGCGGCCTCCTACCGGCAGATCTCCCAGGACAAGGACCGTCTCGTGACCGGCACCCAGCCGTGCACGTTCATGTGGTTCCTCGACATGACCAAGATCAAGGACCTCAAGGTCCGTCAGGCGCTGGGCTGGGCCTACCCCTACCAGGACGCGTGGAAGGCGGCCGGTGAGCTCGTCGGCATCACCCGCGTCCCGGGCACCGCGATCCTGCCGCCCGGCACCGCCGGTCGCAAGGAGTACCAGGCCCTCGACGGCCAGGACGGTCAGACGACCGACCCGGCGAAGTCGAAGGCCCTGCTGAAGGAGGCCGGGGCCGAGGGCTTCGAGATCAAGTTCCTCTACGCCACCGACGACGACCAGTCGATCGCCGCGAAGGACGCCATCGTCAAGGGTCTCGAGGCGGGCGGTTTCAAGGCCACCCCGATCGCCTCCACCACCGAGACGATCCGCACCGACCGGACCGACTACAACAGCCCGATCAACGTCCGCTCCAGCGGCTGGTGCTCGGACTGGCCGTCAGGGACCACCTGGTTCCCGGCCCAGTGGTCCGGCGACCTGGTCGGCCTCGAGGGCATGCCGAACCCGGCCAACTTCAAGGTCAAGGAGATGGACGCCGAGCAGGACCGGATCCTGGACACCCTGACTCCCGCCGAGGCGATCAAGGCGTGGGGTGACTTCGACCAGAAGATGGAGAGCACCTACTACCCGGCGGTCGTCACCGGGTACGGCGGCGTGGCGATGATCCACGGCTCCAAGGTCGGCGGCATGGCGAACGACAACGTCCGGGGGATGCCCACCTTCTCCCGGATGTACATCTCCCGGTAG